The genomic stretch atttattcattaaatataaatcaaaagtaAACATAAGTTTTATTGAGAAATATAATGTTATCcacttaaaaataaaatctaattcgATCTATCTAAGATTAGAGAAATGTTTTCTATTCACTagaataaataaaagattatttttaaaaataaaaaataaaataatttttttaataatattgagTATGAACCCTTATAAATCAattgtaaaataaatatatatttgaaagaTAATCATCAAATACCAAAAATAGCACTCCCCcacaaatgaaaaaattttatccTATAATATAATATGAGTTTGTATTCTTTCAATAGTTTGATTATAATTTCATGATGTAATAAAATTTTATCCTATAATAAATTTGGTTGATTTCAATCCAAATTCTAATCAATTTCAAAATATTACATCatgaaattataatcaaaatatttattcattAGTATTGAGCCATTAAgatataataaataacaatagatAAACTTGTATAAAAAGAAAATAGCATTCATAATAAGTATTGTATAATATGAATAATTATAACATGTTTTAATCCTATAATAAATTTCTAAACTTGaaaggaattaattttttttatatttcatataatatgaATAagtataacatattttaatccaacgataaaattttatacatttagagaaataaaagaatatttttgaactatatataacatgaataattaaaaaatatttttttattttttaagaaaatcaaGGAAACTACCTTTTGTAAATAGGATACAACTCCTCATTTCTCATGTTACTAACTCTGATGAGAAATGAACAAGAGAAATCTCTCTCCTTAAATATCTCTTCTTAAATAGGAGAGGTGCCCTCCACATaaggtaaatttttatttttatatttatttaatttttttatttaatttattgataaaaaataatatcatcctatttgaaatgttaaatatttatttcttaatttttattaataagaaaaaataaaaaaaaaatcatgcctAAATAGAGGATTTGATTATAGAGAAAGTAAGTAGATACCGAACCGAATGATTTGTTTGTTGATTGTGAAGATGTTCACTAGAAACTCTTGAGAAAGATTTGAAGTCAAGAGTCAAAGTTAATATTCCGTTTATAAGTGAacgatgattttatccttcacttAATTATAAATTTAACACATGATATGACATATAGAAGATTCCATTAAAGAAATAGACAAAGTCATTAAAAAtagaataaattataataattttaaaattacggagatcttaatataatttttaaaagttgaAGAACCCTTAATAACGAGGGGTCAAAGATAAAgagaaatatataattagccaGGTAATATTTGGGACAATTTAGTGTATTAATTTGTGCATTTACTTTTTTACAGTTTCTCTGTTAagttttttctaataaaaaaattattactactaatcAAGGGAAATAATAAAATAggaggtttgcatttactttaattaTATTTCCTCCGAATAATAAACCCGAATAATAATTTATCTTTCCTCCGAAATACTTTAATTATCTTCATATATGAAACTAATCTATAAATTATTCTGCACTAAatgtcataaaaataaataaacaactgATAAGAGAAAATAGATAGTTCCAACTTTGGTGTTAACCAACACCGTCAATTAGTCATCAGTCACCGAATCCGTAACATCTGCGCCGGCGCTACAACAACCCCGGCGCCGGACACAGGAAAGGATCCTCGACTCCGCCATCCGCGCCTTCTACGATCACCACTCCGATTCCCAACACCGCCAACAACCCCTCCCCCAAGACCAGGACGAGGACGATATACTTTCGGAAGgcaccgtcgccgctgccgcaCCGCCATCGCGGGTGACTCGTTcctccgccgctgccgctgctcctcgTTCTTCGACCGCAATGGGTTCCAGAGGGGATAAGAAGCCATCGATGCCCTCCGGGAGCCGGCTGACCATCCGTACCCTACCCGATCTGAACCGGAGTTCTGAGACGGGATCCAATAGCGACTCCGATAGGCCGCAGGAGGTTCCAGTTTCTAATCTTTTGTAGTATCTTTAAAATCCTGTTATGAAATCTGTTTTCTCTCCCTAAAGTTATTTGAATACTACATCAATTGTCTGGGGGAATCGTGGACTGGTAGTTTCTATAACTGAACAAAAGGAACTGGCCGATTCTTTATGAACAAAGGGTTCAACAAATTGGAAAGTGTTTTCAATTTTCTGCATATTGTATAGAAGTTTActgctatattttttttttatatttcaagcAATATGTTGTATTACAATGCAAACATAGGGTAGGTATTGAAACGAGTGAAGGGAACCGGAATTTCACTTTTGGAGAAGAAATGGAAGTAGTAAAAGAGTTCACATTTATTAATACTACAGTGTTATGGTGCCGCCTAAACTTCTAGATTTCCAGGTTTTGGTTTATGAGGAGATGTTCACAAAATACTGCAGAAATTACATTATTTCCAGCAAAAAGTTACATTCTACTGCAATCTGTATCTAGTTCTGTAAGTTTTGGTTCTTGCATATTGCTTTCTCGAGAAAATTGAAGTTATGAAAATCTATTGTTAGTACTGAAAGATATATGTGCATGCATTTGGCCTGACTGCTTGTATTTAATGTTGATTTTACAGGCTTCAAGGATACATGTGGATGTTTTAGGCATTATAACCTTGCAAAAGTTTAATGTAATTACAGATTATATAGCCATCTATATGACAGTTTAACTTCATAAATCTATTATGTATATGAATTCCCCTTCAATTCTGCCTCATTTTGTCTTACTCTTATGCAGTGGTATGCTTGTCCAAGATCCTTTGAAAGGTGGCTATGATGTGGATGCAATATTTGAGCAAGCTAGGCAGATGGGTGCCATGCAAGGACCTTTTCAGCCTCAGTCCTCTAGTTCAAGAAGTTTCACTGGAACTGGCAGGTTATTTTACAGGTGAATCAGTACCACCTACTCCCCAGCAGCCTGAAATTTTTGTGCATAATATCTGTTTCTGGAGGCATGGATTTGCTGTGAATGATGGTGCATTAAGGAGGTTTGATGATCCTGAAAATGCATCCTTCCTAGAGGTATTATAAATATTGTCCTATCTTTACGATTTATATGTTTCGCTAAAATCATTTGTTGCTTAAGACTGTACCATCTGTCGAGGATTTCTAAAGTTGCAGGTTCTCATCATGTGAATAAGGTCTCGGCTGCTTTATGATTAAGTATTGTGCATAGTTCCGATAGGATCTGTATTTTCATGTTCTGGATGATGCTTTGATTCTTGACATTAGTTCCAATCACCATTGGTTAGATGTGATTGTTATGTATGTGGGTTTCACTTCTACCGATGAACAGCATTTCTTATTTGATATTCCAGTGGAAATCTTGTATATGTGAGATTGGTTGTCTTTCTACTTCTCCTGTTAACTACGTTGTCATTAACTTTTTAGACTTTGAATGTGAAAAAGTAACACATCAGTTGTATACTGAATAGGTTATATTTACAATAAGAAGTAAACATTAAAAATGTCATGGGGAATTTAGAGGTTAAGCAATGCTGTGGATGAAGGAGAACCAATGAATACGATATCACTATTTAATAAGGAGCAAAAGAATGCTTGACGGAACCTGGAGAGAATGTATTCCACATCACTTGTCAGTCTTTTTTGTTAGCATATGGTCTGCATGTTATTAAAAAATTTGGATTGTGCACTCGCCAATCAATTTATAGCTTCTCCAAGGACATCGTAATATTGTATGGGCTGTGAACCATAAGCACACTGCAGCATCTTGAATGTACTGATAGCATCAACTGTGAAACTATAGTGGTCGATGATAATTCTGATTGTTGGTGCTAGTTGATAACCAGCTGTGAAGCTTCACATGTTGACAATGAAGATGAATGGATTAAGGCTTATGAACATTGTTTATTTAGCATAGAAAGCAAATGAAATTTGCTTTTTTGGCAGAAGGATAGATGCTGTAGTAGCAAATCTGATACGTTGAAACTTGGAagtgattaaaataataataaaaaacgaTCACCTCTTAAATTTCTTTTAAATTAGTTTTGATGTTGTGAAGGGAGACCATTTAAAAAACTTTTCTTTATGAAACTGTAGCTTTAATGAACTGAGATAATATGTTGCGAAAATTGTTATATCCTTACTTGGTGCTTTCTGTTAATTAATCTGTCGCCTTATTCATGATCAATTCTCTCTCTCATGAGTGCCAGAGCTACTACGAGTAGCTATTTTCAACTGGCAACTTGGTTCCGGCATTTTAGTCTTTTGCTTGAGAGTACATTTAATAAGGGAGATAATGGGTCACTAGATAATGACATGCAAACCTTAACTTTGATAAATTTCAACAGCAAGCTTATGTAACTTGGACTTGTTGTTTTGTTGGTCAAACATTTGCTTGTGGAGAAAGTGGCCTAACTTAGCATTGCAGAACACGTCTGAAGCCCACCAAGAATTTAGAGAGTTTTTTCGTTTGATGCCAAGTTACCATGGTTTCTCGGTCTAATGCTATTTATGTTGCCTTTTAACCTAGTGTATGTTTTACCAATGTAAATTGTCCTTGtaaatctcaattgagatttgcctggaaaatatttatgattGCACATTGTTATCTGAAAGCCTTAAATCAGGATGCTATGGCCAAGGACTATTGCTATTTTATTTAAGTGAAGCATATATAGTTGTTGATAAGTCCTACATTATTATAATGGTTTTGAGATTAATATGTTGTTCTCTCAAACATGTGAATCAGCTTTGTGACGATTGTAATGTAGGGTGCAATTTAGgaatataatatatatgcatTAGTTCGAATGTGTATTAGCACAGGGTTTGTAATCTTTTATCACTTGgactaaatattattttttatatgtcaACCTTAACATGTATAGATTATAAAAATCAAATTCCTCTATTTGATAAACCATAGTAGCTTTTCTCTAGTATATCTTGTTGACGTAGACTTCTCTTTATAATAAAATCATTTGTTAGTAAATAGTCCTAATGTCTCGTCTATACCTGATGGAACTTACTTTCTTAAAGATTTAGATAGAATGAGTCTTCGACCATGTGGCTAAGATTGTTTAAAATCGAGTTACTAACAGTAAAACCGTGTAATTTTTTTTACCAGTCCAACTATACATTTCTTATGTGTTGCATACTTcacaatatttcatataaaaataaGGTTATTCTCACAAGACCCATTTTGTAAGAGTGGTGTCTATGTCCCTTTTGCATTGTttattgatattttgataatAGATTCACTCCGAGATCAATTGCTATGATCTGATTTGATGGACTAAAATACTTAAAACCGTCTTATTAATAGGATATCCATGAAGCCCTATATTACCAACAATTTCATCTGCTTTCTGATGTGAAACTAATTGAGCCCTCACAAACGGTGCGTTTTGCATGAAGTTACTATGCACAGATGGAAATAATTCTATCCTTTCTTATGTGTGGCCTTCAAAAGTTTGAAGGGGGGAAGATGAAATTAGAAAGCTGTGTATGGCATGTGGTTGGAGACACATCATTCAGTAAGTTAATTTTAAACGGAAATAACCAGTGAGACATCTAATTAGTGTTGTTGGTGACTGATTACTAGTTGATAAATCATGAAGGAAAAACTaagatgatgatattttttttctgaaaatttgaCAAATTATGTTGTTATACTTAACATAAGTCAAAGATATTTACACTCTTAAGCTGAATTTTGTAGGTAGCCTGTACTCTGTATTTTGTACATTATGATTAGGATGGGATTTGATTCAATCTACGAATAATAATTTGTTAATATTCCTTCAAAAGAAATTGCTTGGGTTAACCTTCCAGTATTTCCTTCCTAATCATAAGATTTCAACTATGTTACTTATCTGCAGAGCATTAGAAAGTCTGAATGCCCCAAAGAACTTGAGCCAGCACATCGGAGGTCCATGGTTAATGTCAATTCCATTCGGAGGGAAGAAAATTGCCCTGTATGTATTCTGTCCACCTCGGTTTTACAGCTATGTTTCCTTGTATATCGAGTTACCCATGCTATTCTTCAACCTGTTTCAGGAGCCTGTGGGCGTCTCTTTTCATTTCAAGGTGTGGGAAGGACACTTGGGGGTGGGGAGATTCTGACAGTTCTTTGGTTGAACTTGGTGTTAATAATGCTGCATCCAGTACGGTTCCGTCATCTTTAGGTATTGTCGATGCCTCTTTGCCCTTGACTACAATTCAGCTAAGGTTAGCCGATGGCATTCGCAAGGTTTTACGCTTTAAGACTCGTCACACGGTGGGTGGCATCAGGGCATTCATCCATGCATCAAGGCCTGGATCAGCAAGAACATGCCAGTTGTAAATTGTTGGTTTCTCTCCCAAGCTACTGAATGATGTCAGTAAGTAAGACGATTGAGGAAGCAGACCTTGCTAACTCGGTTAGCATTCAAAAAGGCTTACTGCATCTGACAGCGTAGTTGTAGCATCAATGCTATTAAATACTTGCACTGAGAcggttttttttataaatcacccACAGAACATGGCTAAGAGTTTCGAAACCGATAAAGAATGAATTGGAATCTTGAAACGAACATTCCTTACCTATCATCACCAAGGATTTTTATTTGACATGGTACCTCAAAGATAATCTTACAGTAAAAAATTTTTTATTAAGGCTTTCCGAAGGATTTGTTAACTTTAGATGGTTTCGAGATAAAATTGTGTGTTCATGGTAGTAGTCATTTTCTTCAGATCCCCTATTATCTAATGGCCTTTTTTTTTTGCCATTTTTCTATGAtgtcttgatatatatatatatatatatatatatatatatatatatatatatatatatatatatatttttttttttttatccaccAACAACTGTTTCAACGTAAAGAATAATTGCTCATTGACAAATACCAAGGAGTTCACTCAACAAACGCCATCACATGCTGCTGCAGTAAAAACATCTCTATCAGGTAGCCGGAGGAGCCATGATGACTAATTATAAGAGGTCTAGTTGTAGGCATGGTTCAACCGGCTGCTCAAAAACATCAATGTAACAACTACACTGAGCAATGCCAGAAAACAAAGTTCTATGCCAGTCAATTTGTTCAGCCAGTTAGCACAGAAGCAaaaaatagaatatatatatatatatatggctataAAAGGCAGGCATGCAAAGAAGCATTGGAATCCGCCGCCCTCTTGCGATAGGACGGCAACGTTAGTGCCGACCGGCAACGTGATTGGCCTGATCCGATCACAGCCACTTTATTATACTGTGCTTTTTTTCCTCCtttattagaagaaaatataaattctaagttagtatatatatatatatatatatatatatatatatatatatatatatatatatatatatatatatatatatatatatatatatataatgctgtTCCATATTTTATCTAAAATATTCACATTACTTCAAACATAATAAAGTGGTAAAGCGGTTAACATAAAATAAAGATTTAACTAGTAATTAAATGAGTAGCCAATGAATGATAAATATGAATTGGTAACTGATAAACAGGTCATGCAATCTTAATACATTaagagattaaaaataaaataagaaatattttagggcaCGTGTGAAATATAAACGTAAATAATTTGAGTATTTAATCTAATAATCTACCATGCGCATCGCTTCTTGATCTACAATTTTAAATTATTCGATTACATTCCCGAATCGAAACAATCTTTACGTCATCAATGACGTACTTATTTTACTTGTTACGTCATCAATGCGGAGTCTTAAATATGCCCGCCTTCTTTTCGGCGTCGAAATCAGACACAAGTATTTTGGGGCGTCACGCCGATCGCCTGAGCTTGCGGGCTATATAGCAGCGCTCCACCTCGCTCGTTTGCTCGCGGTCTATGAAGCAGCGAGACCAGAAAATGGCAACTGGCGAGGAGAGGAGGAACCTCTTGTCCTTCTATCTTCGCTGCACCATCTTCATGCATGCAGACGTCGTGGACAAGTGGTTGATGGCTCTAGGGTTCTCGGGCGCCATCATGAGCGGCATCGCCACGCCTATGGTTCTCTTCATCACCAGCAACATGATGAATAACCTCGGCACCGGCCCCTCCCTTTCTCCTCGATTCATCGACCAGGTGAATAAGGTTCGATCCCCTCTCCTTCTCTCGTGACCTGTGCTGGATATGCTCTCGCCGTTCCGACCTCTGTTTGTTTTTATTGCAGAATTCGCTCTACTTGGTGTACCTGTCACTTGGGGTCTTCGTGACGTCCTTCTTGGGTACGATCACCTGTTGCTTTCCTCCTCCTCATTTCTTCTGCTAACGGTGACCGTGGTGATGGCAGAAGGATTTTGTTGGACGAGGACGGGTGACAGACAAGCAATGCGGATGCGGACGCGATACTTGAAGGCAATACTCAGGCAGGACGTGGAGTACTTCGATCTCAACGCTACGTCCATGTCAGAGGTCATCACCAGCGTCTCCAGCGACAGCCTCATCATCCAAGACGTCATCGGCGAGAAGGTCACGAACCATCTTCCCTTTTCTCTGGATGATGTGGTGTTGCTTAACAATGTTTCGGACATATGCAGGTGCCCAACTTCATAAATAATATGGCGTTGTTCGCTAGTAGCTACTTGGTAGGATTCCTTATGATGTGGAGGCTGGCGCTGGTCGCCTTCCCCACGTTCTTGCTTCTCGTCATACCTGGGATAATGTACGCGAGGATGTTCATGGACCTGGCGAGGAAGATCCGAGATGAGTACGAGAAGGCTGGCGCCATCGCCGAGCAAGCCGTCTCCTCCATCAGGACGGTCTACTCCTTcgtggccgagcggcggaccatGAGCGTGTTCTCGAACGCGCTCGAGGATTCGGTCAAGCTCGGGCTACGACAGAGCTTGACCAAGGGCATCGCCGTCGGGAGCAACAGCGTGACCTTCGCCATCTGGGCCTTCATGGCCTGGTACGGCAGCCGGATCGTTATGTACCATGAAGGCAAGGGCGGCACCGTCTTCGCCGTTGGAACTGCGATCGTCACTGGAGGGCTGTAATGTTCTCTCTCTCTGCTCTGCCATTATTGTTGCCTCCTCCATCCTTCTCTCTGCTCATCTCTCTTGTCTATTCATTTGCTTGACGAACATGCAATCAAAAGGGCGCTCGGATCCGGGCTTTCCAACATCAAGTACTTCTCGGAGGCGAGCTCAGCCGGAGAGCGGATCATGAAAGTGATAAGAAGAACACCGAGAATCGATTCAGATAGCACAGAGGGTACGGTAATCGAGAATCTGTCCGGGGATGTGGAGTTCAGATCGGTCGAATTCGCGTATCCTTCGAGGCCGGAAAACATCATCCTGAGAGCCTTTGATCTGAAGGTTCCGGCTGGGAAAACTGTGGCTCTGGTGGGCGGCAGTGGATCAGGGAAGTCGACCGTCATTGCGTTAATGGAGAGGTTCTACGATCCACTAGGGGGTGAGATTTTTCTGGACGGAGTGGATATTAGGAGCGTCAAACTCAAGTGGCTAAGGTCACAGATAGGATTGGTAAGCCAAGAGCCAGCTCTCTTTGCGACCTCCATAAAGGAGAACTTGCTCTTTGGCAAGGAAGAAGCAACCATGGAGGAGGTGGTGGCAGCTGCAACGGCCTCGAATGCCCACAACTTCATCTCTCAGCTGCCTGAGGGTTATGACACACAGGTTATATTGTCTTCTAACTCCATATTTCCAAGCATTTGAGTACAACTATAGAGTAGATTGCATGACAATTCATTCTTCTTGCTTTCCCTCTCCTGCGACTTCTACCAGTAAGCTGTTGGCGCATTGAGTTGGCTTCCTATTTGAGCAGCAGTTCAAAGCACGCATTCATGGAAACCCACCCATTTATGGTCAATGATTAGCTTGGCGGATGATATTTCATCTGGCCACCACACGACAAAGTTTCTGAGTGTTTTTGGTGTTTCGTTGTTGATGGTTTCCACCAAATGAAGCCACAACTTTGTGCTCATAACAATGTTTTAGGGTAGACACATGGCTTATCTTAGCTAATTACTTACAGCCTGCATATATTTGGCGTGCTATGTGCATTCATGAGTATAGACATAGCATCGTAGTGTTTCTAAAGTTATGGTTCATGACAGGTAGGAGAAAGTGGGGTTCAGATGTCAGGAGGTCAGAAGCAGCGGATAGCGATCGCAAGGGCTGTGCTTAAGTCGCCCAGGATTCTTCTGCTTGATGAAGCCACAAGCGCGTTGGACTCGGAGTCGGAGCGAGTCGTCCAAGAAGCACTCGACCAGGCATCCCTCGGTCGGACCACCATCGTCGTCGCGCACCGCCTGTCCACTATCAGGAACGCCGACGTGATCGCCGTCGTGCAAGCCGGCCGAGTCGCGGAGCTTGGCTCCCACTACGACCTCATCCGTGATGAAGATGGACTCTACTCATCCCTCGTTCGCTTCCAACAGACGGCGGGAGCAGCGGGAAGCGATGCGCCTAGCTCATCCTCGTCAGCGTTGGTGGCCTTCCCTCAACCCGGTAGCAGCGAGAGCCACAGGTTATCGTCGTGCAGCAGATCCAGCTCCACTAGTTCTTCGCGCCACCAGGAGGTGCAAGAGGAGTCCGAGGCTGATGCTCCTCCCCCGGTTCCATCTCTGCGGAGGCTGTTGCTACTTAACTTACCTGAATGGCGGCAGGCGGCGCTGGGAACCTTGGGAGCGATGGCTTTCGGAGCGGTGCAGCCACTGTACGCCTTCTTGATGGGAAGCATGCTGTCGGTGTACTTCATGAATGATCATAACGAGATCAGGTCAAACACGAGGAAATACAGCATCGTTTTCCTCGCCATGTCGATCTTTTCGTTCTTGGTCAACATTCTACAGTACTACAACTTCGGGGCCATGGGGGAGCACCTGACAAGGCGGGTGAGGCAGAGGATGCTCACCCAGATTCTTACATTTGAAGTTGGGTGGTTCGATCGAGACGAGAACTCTACTGGCGCCATCTGCTCTCGACTCGCAAATGATGCCAATGTGGTCAGTAGCAATCTCCGTTAGCAGCTAGGCATCCATAAGTACTTCGTTCTCTAATCTGCATCGCTCTCCTGCTGCAGGTTCGAATGCTGGTGGGTGATCGGATGTCTTTGATCATTCAGGCAGTCTCTGCAGCGACCATAGCATGCACGTTGGGTCTGGCCATTGCATGGAAGCTGGCCCTCATCTTGATCGCCATCCAACCCCTGATGATAGCAAGCTTCTACTACCGTATGGTTATTATTAGGAGCATGTCCAAGAAGGCTATCGAGTCGCAGTCGGAGAGCAGCAAGGTGGCTGCCGAAGCTGTCGCCAACCTTCGTACCGTCACCGCGTTCTCGTCGCAGGATCGGATTCTCCACCTGTTCGGGAGAACCCAAGAGGGCCCGAGCAGGGAAAGCGTACGGCAGTCCTGGGTAGCCGGCATCGTCCTCGGCGTCTCCCAGGCTCTCATGAGGTGCAGCTGG from Musa acuminata AAA Group cultivar baxijiao chromosome BXJ1-3, Cavendish_Baxijiao_AAA, whole genome shotgun sequence encodes the following:
- the LOC135622247 gene encoding plant UBX domain-containing protein 4-like; translated protein: MMWMQYLSKLGRWVPCKDLFSLSPLVQEVSLELAGYFTGESVPPTPQQPEIFVHNICFWRHGFAVNDGALRRFDDPENASFLESIRKSECPKELEPAHRRSMVNVNSIRREENCPEPVGVSFHFKVWEGHLGVGRF